One Rosa chinensis cultivar Old Blush chromosome 3, RchiOBHm-V2, whole genome shotgun sequence DNA window includes the following coding sequences:
- the LOC112191971 gene encoding uncharacterized protein LOC112191971 translates to MLNFNAPLLSTRRPRNSRSTRLHGRSLSASEERVPFSWEQAPGKSKYPNTSDDNHDGDTPRPKLPPGWWHWHKPLESTNVVVLDKENEQTPHDHDDGCDADVDDDVRAVDYNYVDDPDFDDEAFSDAIDVFSLSEAIDIVEKKAQREHDHSDALKLKLAESSEMNQLSPNYIIERFLPDAAALAASSAINLSVSQINSNQKLCYPWNYPEPEACVSRTGGQAHSSPRGCGFFPWRMKQYKLCGIKSPVVCSQQPQSSVKHKKHT, encoded by the coding sequence ATGCTGAACTTCAATGCACCACTCCTCTCAACAAGGCGTCCCAGAAACTCAAGGAGCACAAGATTACATGGCAGGTCACTGAGTGCGAGTGAAGAAAGAGTTCCCTTTTCGTGGGAACAAGCTCCTGGCAAGTCCAAGTATCCAAACACAAGCGACGATAACCATGATGGTGACACACCCCGGCCAAAGCTGCCCCCGGGCTGGTGGCACTGGCACAAGCCTCTTGAATCAACTAACGTTGTTGTTCTGGATAAAGAGAATGAGCAGACACCTCATGACCATGATGATGGATGTGATGctgatgttgatgatgatgttCGCGCTGTTGACTACAATTATGTTGATGATCCTGATTTCGACGATGAAGCCTTCTCCGATGCCATAGATGTGTTCTCATTGTCAGAGGCTATAGACATTGTGGAAAAGAAGGCACAAAGAGAACATGATCACTCAGATGCTCTGAAGTTGAAGCTCGCAGAGTCCAGTGAGATGAATCAACTGTCTCCAAACTACATAATCGAGCGCTTTCTTCCAGACGCCGCTGCATTGGCTGCATCATCTGCTATAAATCTAAGTGTATCACAGATCAATTCAAACCAGAAACTTTGTTATCCATGGAATTACCCTGAACCGGAGGCTTGCGTGTCAAGAACAGGTGGGCAAGCTCACTCTTCACCTAGGGGTTGTGGTTTCTTCCCTTGGCGGATGAAGCAGTACAAGCTCTGTGGTATAAAGAGCCCTGTAGTGTGTTCACAACAACCTCAGTCTAgtgtaaaacacaaaaaacatacATAA
- the LOC112191970 gene encoding ethylene-overproduction protein 1, producing the protein MQHNIFTTMRSLKIMDGCKGTQVFAINPSGTTPTNGGVGDKVGHSRVNSVRSRSNWSFQAPNPTGNNALVESLLPYELPSSDLLEPQIEPCLKTVDFVETLADVYRRIENCPQFEKSKMYVEQCAIFRGMSDPKLFRRSLRSARQHAVDVHAKVVLAAWLRYERREDELVGSSSMTCCGRNVECPKASLAAGYDPESVYDSCCCSRSGGDVDGEAADADEECSTSKEEEADMSFYIGEDEIMCVRYRIASLSTPFRTMLYGGFTETRRQKINFSQNGVSPEAMRAVEVFSRTGKLDSFEVRIVLDLLSFSNRFCCDELKSACDAHLASLVCELEDAMVLIDYGLEETAYLLVAACLQVFLRELPNSVHNPNMMRLFCSAEARQRLAMAGHSSFVLYYFLSQIAMEEDMKSNTTVMLLERLGECATESWEKQLAFHQLGVVMLERQEYKDAQCWFELAIEAGHVYSMVGVARAKFKRGHKYVAYKQMNSLISEHTPVGWMYQERSLYSNGKEKMMDLNTATQLDPTLSYPYKFRAVSLLEENQIGAAITEINKIISFKVSPDCLELRAWFSIAMEDCEGALRDVRALLTLDPNYMMFHGKLHGDHLVELLQPLVQQWSQADCWMQLYDRWSSVDDIGSLAVVHHMLANDPGKSLLRFRQSLLLLRLNCQKSAMHSLRLARNHSTSEHERLVYEGWILYDTGHREEALAKAEESISLQRSFEAFFLKAYALADSNLDSESSTYVIQLLEEALRCPSDGLRKGQALNNLGSVYVDSEKLDLAADCYTNALNIKHTRAHQGLARVYHLKNQRKAAYDEMTKLIEKARNNASAYEKRSEYCDRDMAKNDLSMATQLDPLRTYPYRYRAAVLMDDHKEAEAIEELSKAIAFKPDLQLLHLRAAFHESMSDFVSTVRDCEAALCLDPNHADTHELYGKARERLNEQQR; encoded by the exons ATGCAGCACAATATATTTACTACAATGCGTAGCTTGAAGATCATGGATGGGTGTAAGGGCACCCAGGTGTTTGCCATTAACCCATCTGGGACAACCCCCACAAATGGTGGAGTAGGAGACAAGGTTGGTCACAGCCGGGTCAACTCGGTTCGATCCAGATCGAACTGGAGTTTCCAAGCCCCGAACCCGACCGGAAACAATGCCTTGGTCGAGAGTCTTCTTCCCTACGAACTCCCATCGTCGGATCTCCTCGAACCCCAAATCGAGCCTTGCCTCAAGACCGTTGATTTTGTCGAAACGCTGGCTGATGTGTACCGCAGGATTGAGAATTGCCCGCAATTCGAGAAATCTAAGATGTACGTGGAGCAATGCGCGATCTTTCGGGGTATGTCGGATCCGAAACTGTTCCGGCGGAGTCTCCGGTCGGCGAGGCAGCACGCGGTGGATGTCCACGCGAAAGTGGTGCTTGCGGCGTGGTTGAGGTACGAGAGGAGGGAGGATGAGCTGGTTGGGTCATCTTCGATGACTTGTTGCGGTAGAAATGTTGAATGTCCCAAGGCTAGTTTGGCAGCTGGGTATGATCCGGAGTCTGTTTATGATTCATGTTGCTGCTCTCGGAGCGGTGGCGATGTGGATGGTGAGGCTGCGGATGCGGATGAAGAATGCTCAACTTCGAAGGAGGAAGAAGCTGATATGTCATTTTACATTGGAGAGGATGAGATAATGTGTGTAAGGTATAGGATTGCATCGCTCTCGACACCCTTTAGGACAATGTTGTATGGGGGCTTTACGGAGACGAGGAGGCAGAAGATAAATTTCTCACAGAATGGGGTTTCTCCGGAGGCAATGAGAGCGGTGGAGGTGTTTAGCCGGACTGGAAAGTTGGATTCTTTCGAAGTGCGGATTGTTTTGGACTTGCTTTCGTTTTCAAACAGGTTCTGTTGTGATGAGTTGAAGTCAGCTTGTGATGCTCATTTGGCTTCCCTGGTCTGTGAATTGGAGGATGCAATGGTGTTGATTGACTATGGATTGGAGGAGACCGCTTATCTTCTAGTGGCGGCTTGTTTGCAGGTGTTTTTGAGAGAGCTTCCGAATTCGGTGCACAATCCTAACATGATGAGATTGTTTTGTAGTGCGGAAGCTAGGCAAAGATTGGCCATGGCCGGgcattcttcttttgttttgtattatttCTTGAGCCAGATTGCCATGGAGGAAGACATGAAGTCCAACACGacagtgatgcttctagagAGGCTGGGAGAGTGTGCTACCGAAAGTTGGGAGAAGCAACTCGCATTTCACCAGTTGGGGGTTGTGATGCTTGAGAGGCAGGAATATAAAGATGCTCAGTGCTGGTTTGAATTAGCCATTGAGGCGGGTCATGTGTATTCCATGGTGGGGGTTGCAAGGGCCAAATTCAAGCGTGGCCACAAGTATGTAGCGTACAAGCAGATGAACTCGCTAATTTCGGAGCATACACCAGTTGGGTGGATGTATCAGGAGCGTTCTCTGTATTCTAATGGAAAGGAAAAGATGATGGATTTGAATACTGCTACTCAATTGGATCCAACTCTATCTTATCCATACAAGTTTAGGGCTGTTTCTCTATTGGAAGAGAATCAGATCGGAGCAGCCATCACAGAGATCAATAAGATTATTAGTTTCAAGGTCTCCCCTGATTGTCTTGAACTGCGGGCTTGGTTTTCAATTGCCATGGAGGATTGTGAAGGAGCTCTGAGAGATGTCAGGGCACTTCTGACTTTGGACCCGAATTACATGATGTTTCATGGGAAATTGCATGGTGACCATCTTGTAGAGCTGCTCCAACCTCTTGTCCAGCAATGGAGTCAGGCTGATTGTTGGATGCAACTATATGATCGATGGTCCTCTGTGGATGATATTGGCTCTTTAGCTGTTGTACATCATATGTTGGCAAATGACCCTGGGAAGAGCCTCCTACGCTTTAGGCAGTCTCTCCTTCTATTACG GTTGAATTGTCAAAAGTCCGCAATGCATAGTCTGCGATTGGCTCGAAATCATTCTACTTCTGAACATGAACGGCTTGTGTATGAAGGATGGATATTGTATGACACTGGCCATCGTGAAGAAGCATTGGCAAAGGCTGAGGAGTCCATTTCACTTCAAAGATCATTCGAGGCATTTTTCCTAAAGGCTTATGCTTTAGCAGACTCAAATCTTGATTCTGAGTCTTCAACATATGTGATACAGCTTCTGGAGGAAGCACTCAGATGCCCTTCGGACGGCCTTAGAAAAGGACAA GCTCTAAATAATTTAGGAAGTGTCTACGTAGATTCTGAGAAGCTGGATCTTGCTGCTGACTGCTACACAAATGCACTCAACATTAAGCATACACGAGCACATCAGGGTCTAGCACGAGTATATCATCTTAAAAATCAACGCAAAGCTGCATATGATGAGATGACAAAGCTGATAGAGAAGGCTCGCAACAATGCATCAGCTTATGAGAAACGTTCAGAATACTGTGATCGTGACATGGCAAAGAATGATCTAAGTATGGCAACACAATTAGATCCATTGAGGACATATCCGTACAGATATAGGGCAGCAG TTTTGATGGATGACCACAAAGAAGCAGAAGCTATTGAAGAGCTAAGTAAGGCCATAGCTTTCAAGCCGGACCTCCAGCTTCTACATCTTCGAGCAGCATTCCACGAATCTATGAGTGATTTTGTGTCCACCGTCCGAGACTGTGAAGCAGCCCTCTGCCTTGACCCCAACCATGCCGACACTCATGAACTCTATGGTAAAGCACGGGAGCGCTTAAATGAACAACAAAGGTGA
- the LOC112194082 gene encoding protein NODULATION SIGNALING PATHWAY 2 has product MDDTPIDSPDFSSLFNSNEVFKISEIASDPFATLFPCDDLIQVTSQVEEVSMDLEAYETNLMIEGFYGNSLEGSEGSFPSQQASSHQFSAEGNDVWSPNSIVNSEASSMDSTSIQSPLNLPREEEGIENQLSICHLLQAFAEAKEYGQKDLEEVILSCISEKVSPIGESFERLAFNLCQEVVDEHQQGGDYLKQESLKNFEAAFKVFIQNFPYARFAHYVANSAILEAIPAEAEAIHIVDFDMREGVQLSQLIEALAQRFKTLKVTAIKWEEEESDCAPPHGRFEETKKQLQNHARSFGLNLKVEEVAMEDLVTEIKKAKKRGGGKEFLAFNCMVSLPHMRRRRSRGHVMEYLRLAKELANSGNSKTTKSGIITFGDGDACERLGNHSSFSSFFNENLVHYQALLESMELNFPSHLAEARMAMECIFIAPFVSSQAWFQKWTEMKDCHVQPWFGLEGRRLSKENLMEAKEIVGDERSYGIRIEGLNGNEMVLEWRGTPLVRVSTWENQS; this is encoded by the coding sequence ATGGATGATACTCCAATTGATAGCCCAGACTTCTCTTCTCTGTTCAACTCAAATGAAGTTTTCAAAATTTCGGAAATTGCATCAGACCCTTTTGCCACCCTGTTTCCTTGTGATGATCTTATTCAAGTGACATCCCAAGTGGAGGAAGTTTCAATGGATTTGGAAGCATATGAGACTAATTTGATGATAGAGGGTTTCTATGGTAATTCATTGGAAGGGAGTGAAGGGAGTTTTCCATCACAGCAAGCTTCTTCACACCAATTTTCTGCTGAAGGAAATGATGTGTGGAGTCCAAATTCAATAGTGAATTCTGAAGCATCATCAATGGACTCAACATCAATCCAATCACCACTAAATTTGCCTAGAGAAGAGGAGGGAATCGAGAACCAATTGAGTATTTGTCATCTACTTCAAGCTTTTGCTGAAGCCAAGGAATATGGCCAGAAAGATCTAGAGGAGGTTATTCTCAGCTGCATCAGTGAGAAAGTCAGCCCAATTGGAGAGTCTTTCGAACGCCTTGCATTCAACTTGTGCCAAGAAGTTGTTGATGAACATCAACAAGGCGGCGATTATCTCAAACAAGAATCCTTGAAGAATTTTGAGGCTGCATTTAAGGTGTTCATCCAAAACTTCCCCTATGCTAGGTTTGCTCACTATGTAGCAAACTCAGCAATCCTCGAGGCGATACCAGCGGAAGCTGAGGCAATTCACATTGTGGATTTCGACATGAGAGAAGGGGTCCAGTTGTCTCAACTTATTGAGGCTTTAGCACAAAGATTCAAAACACTAAAAGTGACAGCAATCAAGtgggaagaggaagagagtgATTGTGCTCCTCCACACGGGAGATTTGAGGAGACAAAGAAGCAACTCCAGAACCATGCTAGATCCTTTGGCTTAAACTTAAAGGTGGAAGAAGTAGCAATGGAGGACTTGGTGACTGAGATAAAGAAGGCAAAGAAGAGGGGTGGAGGGAAAGAATTCTTAGCCTTCAACTGTATGGTTTCACTTCCACAcatgaggaggagaagaagcagaGGGCATGTCATGGAGTATCTGAGACTGGCTAAGGAGTTAGCCAATTCTGGGAACTCCAAGACTACTAAAAGTGGTATTATAACTTTCGGTGATGGGGATGCTTGTGAGAGACTTGGAAATCACTCGAGTTTCAGCTCATTCTTTAATGAGAATCTAGTGCATTACCAAGCCTTGTTGGAGTCAATGGAGTTGAATTTCCCAAGTCATCTGGCAGAAGCAAGAATGGCGATGGAATGCATCTTCATAGCACCTTTTGTCTCTTCCCAGGCTTGGTTCCAAAAGTGGACAGAAATGAAGGACTGCCATGTTCAACCATGGTTCGGACTTGAGGGTCGGAGATTGAGCAAAgaaaatttgatggaagccaaGGAAATTGTGGGAGATGAAAGATCCTATGGAATCAGGATTGAAGGACTCAATGGGAATGAAATGGTATTGGAATGGAGAGGAACTCCTCTGGTTAGAGTATCAACTTGGGAAAACCAAAGCTAA
- the LOC112191628 gene encoding lectin-domain containing receptor kinase VI.3 has translation MALAISLAFLLLFHICSLSQGENFLFNGFNGSDGNLELVGASIVKPSGMIRLTNKTRGVIGHAFYKKPITMKNSSSFPNASSFSTEIVFAIVSPSSGSGGFGLAFTLSPSPSFPGAEANHYFGIFNSSNDNKSSNHILAVEFDTVNGYNESWNSDGNHVGIDINSVYSVASEPAAYYTTGSHKEEVKMESGDLIHAWIDYDGEAQLLNVTVSPINKRKPTKPLLSYGIDLSSVLQETMYAGFSASTGDNQSSSHYIIAWSFAVNGIARRINLTDLPIPPKEKSSSSSYSPPVKALIVALSVLVFLLLAILLLFTLYRRLMPSETMEDWEIDCPHRFRYKDLQAATKGFKDSNVIGAGGFGEVYKGILPSTGCGIAVKKITRNGIQGMREFAAEIESLGRLRHKNLVNLQGWCKKKNDLLIVYDYIPNGSLDTLIFHPKDNFMLSWQQRFNILKGIASGLLYLHEEWEQVVIHRDVKSSNVLIDEDLNARLSDFGLARLYDHGEISRTTGVVGTIGYIAPELARTGKASAASDVFGYGILLLEVASGKRPIGSGHSDQFILVDWVIENHEAGRILDTVDPKLGHYVVKEMELVLELGLLCSHFKPEARPTMRQVVRYLNGDEPLPHVDNLIESESFCEMNSRFMQVISSDSIISYRSSSYGGISSSSMASGR, from the coding sequence ATGGCTTTGGCAATTTCTTTAGCTTTCCTCCTCTTGTTTCACATTTGTTCTCTTTCTCAAGGAGAAAACTTCTTGTTCAATGGCTTCAATGGAAGTGATGGGAATCTGGAACTTGTAGGAGCTTCCATAGTCAAACCCTCTGGTATGATCAGACTCACTAACAAAACACGTGGTGTTATAGGCCATGCATTCTATAAGAAACCCATAACCATGAAGAATTCCTCTTCATTCCCAAATGCTTCTTCTTTCAGTACAGAGATTGTTTTTGCCATAGTCTCCCCAAGCTCCGGCAGCGGTGGCTTTGGCCTAGCCTTCACATTATCTCCCTCTCCGAGTTTCCCCGGGGCTGAAGCCAACCATTATTTCGGAATTTTCAACTCTTCAAACGATAACAAATCCTCTAACCATATCCTTGCTGTAGAATTCGACACGGTCAATGGTTACAACGAGAGCTGGAATTCAGATGGAAACCATGTTGGTATTGACATCAACAGCGTCTACTCTGTGGCATCTGAACCAGCTGCTTACTACACCACAGGATCACAcaaagaagaagtgaagatgGAGAGTGGTGATCTTATACATGCTTGGATAGACTATGATGGCGAAGCTCAACTTTTGAATGTGACAGTATCTCCCATAAATAAGAGGAAACCAACCAAACCCCTATTGTCCTATGGTATCGATCTATCTTCTGTTCTTCAAGAGACTATGTATGCCGGATTTTCGGCATCCACAGGAGATAACCAGTCGAGCTCTCATTACATAATCGCATGGAGTTTTGCAGTGAATGGAATTGCAAGGAGAATCAATCTTACTGATCTTCCTATCCCACCAAAAGAGAAAAGTTCATCATCCTCCTACAGTCCCCCAGTCAAGGCTCTTATTGTGGCCTTGTCTGTTTTGGTCTTCTTGTTGTTGGCAATTTTGCTCCTCTTTACATTGTATAGAAGACTGATGCCCTCTGAGACTATGGAAGATTGGGAGATTGACTGTCCTCACAGGTTCCGGTACAAGGATCTTCAAGCAGCAACCAAGGGTTTTAAAGACTCTAATGTGATTGGAGCTGGCGGATTTGGTGAAGTTTACAAGGGTATTTTGCCTTCTACTGGATGTGGAATTGCAGTTAAGAAGATAACAAGAAATGGAATCCAAGGAATGAGGGAGTTTGCCGCAGAAATTGAGAGCTTGGGTCGGCTAAGGCATAAGAACTTGGTCAATCTGCAAGGTTGGTGTAAGAAAAAGAACGACCTCCTTATAGTCTACGATTACATTCCAAATGGAAGCCTTGATACTCTCATTTTCCATCCGAAAGACAACTTTATGTTGAGCTGGCAACAAAGATTCAATATCCTTAAAGGCATTGCCTCAGGATTGTTGTATCTGCATGAAGAATGGGAGCAAGTTGTGATTCACAGAGATGTCAAGTCCAGCAATGTCTTGATAGATGAAGACCTGAACGCTCGGCTAAGCGACTTTGGCCTTGCAAGGCTATATGATCATGGAGAAATATCACGCACCACAGGTGTGGTTGGCACAATTGGTTACATTGCACCAGAATTAGCTCGAACAGGGAAGGCCTCAGCAGCCTCAGACGTGTTTGGATACGGCATCTTGCTCCTTGAAGTAGCTAGTGGGAAAAGACCAATCGGCTCAGGCCACTCAGATCAATTCATATTGGTGGATTGGGTGATAGAAAACCATGAAGCAGGTCGCATACTCGACACTGTAGACCCAAAGTTGGGTCACTATGTTGTAAAAGAGATGGAGTTGGTTCTGGAGCTGGGTTTGCTTTGCTCTCACTTCAAACCAGAAGCTAGACCTACTATGAGACAAGTAGTGCGATATCTCAATGGGGATGAGCCGCTTCCTCATGTTGATAACCTTATTGAATCGGAAAGCTTCTGTGAAATGAACTCAAGATTTATGCAGGTCATTTCTTCTGATTCTATCATATCGTATCGATCATCATCCTATGGTGGCATCTCTTCCAGCTCCATGGCCTCGGGCAGATAG
- the LOC112191627 gene encoding importin subunit beta-1, which yields MAMEITQYLLAAQSADARVRTEAESNLRQFQEQNLPAFLLSLSVELANSEKPIESRRLAGIVLKNSLDAKDAVTKERLAQQWMAVDIAFKSQIKEMLLLTLASSVREARHTSAQVLAKVASIDIPRKQWPELIAYLLNNMTKGDSSADLKQSTLETLGYVCEEISHHDLGQDEVNSILTAVVQGMNLAENSPEVRLAATKALYNALEFAETNFQNEMERTYIMKMVCETALSKEVEIRQAAFECLASIASTYYDVLEAYMQALFELTSNAVKGDVEAVALQAIEFWSSICDEEIELQEYESADTGDSGHPHSRFIEKSLSYLVPMLLETLLKQEEDVDQDDSIWNISMAGGTCLGLVARTVGDAILPLVMPFVEANIAQPDWRCQEAATLAFGSILEGPTVEKLSVLVHSGLDFLLRLLKDGNNHVKDTTAWTIGRIFEYLHSPAGGFSVISSDNLPKVVEVLLESIKDAPNVAAKVCWAIYKLAEGYEDAGRHSSLFTPYIHRIIESLLFAASRTDVDDSRLRSAAYESLNEVVRCSNIKETSQIIRELLPVILQKLSQTLELQIVSSDDKEKQADLQASLCGVLQVIIQKVSSADDLETRSIILTQADQIMFLFLNVFACRSSTVHEEAMLAIGALAHATGSEFGKYLPDFYKYLEMGLQNFEEYQVCSITVGVVGDVVRALNDKVLPYCDGIMQLLLANLSSEALDRSVKPPIFSVFSDIALSIEENFEKYVPYAVPMMQRAAELCAQMDPNDDELMEYGNQLKCSIFEAYSGILQGFKNSKSEVMLPYAPHLWQFIELVLREQHRDVQLTKALAAVMGDLADVLGTNTKALFGDLKACANFLGECLGSDDDDLKKTATWTQDRIRSILVS from the exons ATGGCCATGGAGATCACTCAGTATCTATTGGCAGCTCAATCAGCAGATGCAAGAGTTCGTACTGAAGCGGAGTCTAATCTGAGGCAATTTCAAGAGCAAAACCTTCCTGCTTTCCTTCTGTCATTGTCAGTTGAGCTAGCCAACAGTGAAAAGCCAATTGAATCCCGTAGGTTGGCTGGTATTGTTCTGAAGAACTCCTTGGATGCTAAAGATGCTGTTACAAAGGAACGTCTTGCTCAGCAATGGATGGCTGTTGATATTGCTTTTAAATCCCAAATCAAGGAAATGCTCTTACTGACACTTGCGTCATCTGTGCGAGAGGCAAGGCACACCTCTGCTCAAGTTCTTGCCAAAGTTGCTTCTATTGATATTCCTCGGAAACAGTGGCCTGAGCTAATTGCATATTTGCTTAATAACATGACTAAGGGAGACAGCTCTGCTGATTTGAAACAGTCAACCTTGGAAACTCTTGGTTATGTATGCGAGGAGATATCCCATCATGATCTCGGGCAAGACGAGGTGAATTCTATTCTTACAGCTGTTGTACAAGGAATGAACCTTGCTGAGAACAGTCCTGAAGTCCGTCTTGCTGCCACAAAGGCTTTATATAATGCCTTGGAGTTTGCTGAGACAAACTTTCAAAACGAGATGGAACGAACATACATCATGAAGATGGTCTGTGAAACAGCCTTGTCGAAAGAAGTAGAGATTAGGCAGGCGGCTTTTGAGTGCCTTGCTTCAATTGCTTCTACGTACTATGACGTGCTTGAGGCATACATGCAGGCTCTCTTTGAGCTTACTTCAAATGCTGTAAAGGGGGATGTAGAGGCTGTTGCCCTCCAAGCAATCGAGTTTTGGAGCTCCATTTGTGATGAAGAAATAGAATTGCAAGAGTATGAGAGTGCTGATACTGGGGACTCTGGGCATCCACATTCACGTTTTATAGAAAAATCTCTATCATATCTAGTTCCAATGCTGCTGGAAACTTTGCTGAAGCAGGAAGAAGATGTAGACCAGGATGACAGCATTTGGAATATCTCAATGGCTGGTGGAACATGCCTAGGACTTGTTGCACGAACTGTTGGTGATGCAATTCTTCCCCTTGTGATGCCATTTGTGGAGGCTAACATAGCGCAACCAGATTGGCGTTGTCAGGAAGCAGCTACTTTGGCATTTGGCTCAATCCTTGAAGGCCCAACCGTTGAGAAGCTATCAGTACTGGTCCATTCAGGTTTAGATTTCCTATTGAGGTTATTGAAAGATGGAAACAACCATGTCAAAGACACTACTGCCTGGACTATCGGCCGTATATTTGAGTACCTGCACAGTCCTGCTGGTGGCTTTTCTGTTATTTCTTCAGATAACCTTCCAAAAGTAGTGGAAGTATTGTTGGAAAGCATTAAGGATGCTCCAAATGTTGCTGCTAAGGTTTGTTGGGCTATTTATAAGCTTGCCGAGGGGTACGAGGATGCTGGAAGGCACTCATCACTTTTTACGCCTTATATCCATAGGATCATTGAAAGTCTTCTTTTTGCTGCTAGTCGTACAGATGTAGATGATTCTAGATTGAGGTCTGCTGCCTATGAATCATTGAACGAAGTAGTGAGGTGTTCTAATATTAAAGAAACATCACAGATTATACGAGAACTACTCCCTGTGATTTTGCAGAAGTTGAGTCAGACTCTAGAGCTTCAGATTGTATCATCAGATGACAAGGAAAAGCAAGCAGACTTGCAGGCTTCTCTTTGTGGTGTTCTCCAGGTTATAATCCAGAAAGTTAGCAGTGCTGATGATTTGGAAACCAGGTCCATTATATTGACACAGGCAGACCAGATaatgtttttgtttcttaatgTCTTTGCTTGCCGAAGTTCTACGGTGCACGAGGAAGCAATGCTTGCTATTGGTGCCCTTGCTCATGCTACTGGATCTGAGTTTGGCAAGTACCTTCCTGACTTCTACAAGTATTTAGAGATGGGGTTGCAAAATTTCGAGGAATATCAAGTCTGTTCTATTACAGTTGGTGTAGTTGGTGATGTTGTTCGTGCCTTGAATGACAAGGTATTACCATATTGTGATGGGATTATGCAACTTCTGTTGGCAAATCTTTCTAGTGAAGCACTCGACCGGTCTGTCAAGCCTCCCATATTCTCTGTCTTTAGCGACATAGCTCTCTCAATAGAGGAGAATTTTGAGAAGTATGTTCCCTATGCAGTGCCAATGATGCAGAGAGCTGCAGAGCTTTGTGCTCAGATGGACCCCAATGATGATGAGCTAATGGAATACGGCAACCAGCTTAAGTGTAGCATATTTGAAGCTTATTCGGGTATACTTCAGGGATTTAAGAATTCAAAGTCTGAGGTCATGTTGCCCTATGCACCACATCTCTGGCAGTTCATCGAATTGGTTTTGAGGGAGCAACACAG GGATGTCCAGCTGACAAAAGCCTTGGCTGCTGTGATGGGGGACCTTGCAGATGTTCTTGGCACAAACACAAAGGCACTGTTTGGGGACCTGAAAGCCTGTGCAAACTTTTTGGGTGAGTGTCTTGGATCTGATGATGATGACCTGAAGAAAACCGCTACTTGGACTCAGGATAGGATTAGGAGCATCCTTGTTTCATGA